A region of the Streptomyces durocortorensis genome:
GTTGAACGGGACACCCCGGTTGAAGGGCCAGGATGCCCAACACCGGACAGGGTGGGTTACCAACGCGGCGGGAACCGGAGGATCGCCGGAGGGGGCAAACCAGCGGCCGAAGCCGCCGGAGGGAGAGGTCAAGCTAGCGCCTGATCAGGCTCAGGACCTCGTCGCGTACCGCCGCCATCGTCTTCTCGTCCCTCGCCTCGACGTTCAGGCGCAGCAGGGGCTCCGTGTTCGAGGCTCGGAGGTTGAACCACCAGCCGGGCGTCGTGACCGTGAGGCCGTCCAGGTCGTCGAAGGTGACGTCGTCGCGGGTGCCGTAGGTCTTCTTGACCTCGGTGAGACTTGCGGCCTGGTCTGCAACGGTCGAGTTGATCTCGCCGGAGCCCGCGTACCGGTCGTACTCGGCGACCAGCTCCGAGAGCGGCTTTCGCTGGCCGCCCAGCGCGGCGAGGACGTGGAGGGCGGCGAGCATGCCCGTATCGGCGTTCCAGAAGTCGCGGAAGTAGTAGTGCGCCGAGTGCTCGCCGCCGAAGATGGCGCCGTGCTCGGCCATCTCCGTCTTGATGAAGGAGTGGCCGACCCGGGTGCGGACCGGGGTGCCGCCGTTCTCGCGGACGACCTCGGGGACGGACCAGGAGGTGATCAGGTTGTGGATGACGATGCCCTCGCCGCCGTTGCGGGCCAGTTCGCGGGCGGCTACCAGGGCCGTGATCGCGGACGGCGAGACGCCCGCGCCCCGCTCGTCGACCACGAAGCAGCGGTCCGCGTCGCCGTCGAAGGCGAGGCCGAGGTCGGCCCCCTCGGCGAGGACACGGGCCTGGAGGTCGACGATGTTCTTCGGGTCTAGGGGGTTGGCCTCGTGGTTCGGGAAGGTGCCGTCCAGCTCGAAGTACATGGGTACGATGTCGAGCGGGAGGCCCTTGAGGACCGTGGGGACTGTGTGGCCGCCCATGCCGTTGCCCGCGTCCACCACGACCTTCAGGGGGCGGATCGCCGTCAGGTCGACCAGGCCGAGGAGGTGCGCCGCGTAGTCGGTGAGCGTGTCACGTTCCGTGATCGTGCCGGGGGCGGTGGAGGGGGCGGGCTGCGGTGCGCCTTCCGACCACTGTTCGACCAGTGTGCGGATCTCGGCCAGGCCCGTGTCCTGGCCGACCGGTGCGGCACCGGCCCGGCACATCTTGATGCCGTTGTACTGCGCCGGGTTGTGCGAGGCCGTAAACATCGCCCCGGGCAGGTCCAGCGCGCCCGAGGCGTAATACAGCTGGTCCGTCGAGCAGAGCCCGATGAGTGTGACGTCCGCGCCCCGGGCCGCCGCACCCCGGGCGAACGCCCCCGCCAGGGTGGGTGAGGTCGGGCGCATGTCGTGGCCGATCACGATCGCCTCGGCGTCCGTGACCTGGACGAACGCGGCCCCGAAGAGTTCGGCCAGTGATTCGTCCCACTGGTCGGGCACCACTCCGCGCACGTCGTACGCCTTCACGAGCTGCGACAGATCAGCAACCACGGCCGGTCCTCCTGGGGGTCTTTACGGACCGCCCAAACTACCCGGCCGGGTGATGTCTCAACTGTCGGCCTCAAGGGCAGCCCCTGCCGGCCTCAGGGAACGACCCCCCCTCAGCCTCAGGAATCAGGTGAGCGCAGCACCCTCAGGTGGCCTCGGCGGGCCACCTCCACCGGGTCCGCGGAACGAGGGCCCCGGCCCCCGCCGTCCGGCCCGCGGTCGTGCGGACGCGCCGCTTCCCGGACCGCGTTGGCCAGTGCTTCGAGGTCGTCGCCGCTGGGGTGCGTCGGTGCGGAGCCGTCGGAGAGCCGCACCACTTCCCAGCCCCGTGGCGCGGTCAGCCGCTCACTGTGTTCGGCGCAGAGGTCATAGCAGTGGGGCTCGGCGTAGGTGGCGAGCGGGCCGAGGACCGCAGTCGAGTCGGCATAGACGTACGTCAGTGTCGCGACGGCAGGGCGGCCGCACGCAGTGCGCGAACAGCGACGTACAGGGCTCACGATGTTGGACGGTACCGCACTCTTGAGCGGGCTGCGACGACTCTCCCTCACGTCACCCCACCGTGTCGCCCTGTGACCTGCGGCACAGTCGCACTCCGAGCGGCTACCCTGACCTGCGCCGCTGCGCGAGCACGGCGATCGTGGGGCCGCCCGGCCGGCCGCGGACGGGGGCCGATCCCCGCGTCGGGCGAGTCGTCAAGGATCGGATTACGGGCCTGAAAGGGGCTCAACCTTGGCCGGAATGTTCAACTGTGGACATCCGGAGCGGGCCCGGGAGACGGGCCGGGAGCGGGCCCGGAGCGGGCCCGGCTAAGGGGCCGGGAAAGGGAGCCCGCAGCCGGGCCGACAGCCAGGCCCGGAGCCGGGGCCGGGAGACGGACTGGAAGCGGGGCCAGGAAGGGGAGCCCGAAGCCGAGGCTGGAAGCCAGGCCCCGGGGGCCGAAGCCAGACCCGAAGATGACTCCCTATGCGTGCTGTCTCCGTGATCGAGACACTCCCCGGAGCGTTACGCTGCGTCGGTGATGGACAGTCCCGTACCTCCCCACCCGTTCGAGCCCCGGCCCCGACGCCGTGACCGGCACGGCCGCGGTATGCGCGGGCCGGTCGCACCGCCGCAGGTGCCGTTGTCGGCCAGCCGGGGGGAGACCTTCCGCGATCTGGTCCAGGACTCCGTGGAGCGGCTCGAACGGCGCTGGCCCCAGCTGGCCGAGGTCGACTTCGTCGTCCTCGAAGTGCCCGGTACGCCGGAGGAGACCGTTCCGCTCGGCAGTGCCGTCCCGGCGGGCAAGGAGCGGCCCGCGCAGATCGTCGTCTACCGGCGGCCCGTCGAGATCCGCACCAAGAGCCGCGAGGAGCGCGCCCTGCTCGTGCACGAGGTCGTCGTCGAGCAGGTCGCCGAGCTGCTGGGGCTCGCACCCGAGTCGGTCGACCCCCGGTACGGGCAGGACTAGCCCCACCCCACCCCCGTACGACGAGGGCAGGACTCGTCCCACCCGGCCCCGCCACCACGGCAGGACCCGTCCCGCCCGGTGCCCGGTACGGGC
Encoded here:
- a CDS encoding phosphomannomutase/phosphoglucomutase; translation: MVADLSQLVKAYDVRGVVPDQWDESLAELFGAAFVQVTDAEAIVIGHDMRPTSPTLAGAFARGAAARGADVTLIGLCSTDQLYYASGALDLPGAMFTASHNPAQYNGIKMCRAGAAPVGQDTGLAEIRTLVEQWSEGAPQPAPSTAPGTITERDTLTDYAAHLLGLVDLTAIRPLKVVVDAGNGMGGHTVPTVLKGLPLDIVPMYFELDGTFPNHEANPLDPKNIVDLQARVLAEGADLGLAFDGDADRCFVVDERGAGVSPSAITALVAARELARNGGEGIVIHNLITSWSVPEVVRENGGTPVRTRVGHSFIKTEMAEHGAIFGGEHSAHYYFRDFWNADTGMLAALHVLAALGGQRKPLSELVAEYDRYAGSGEINSTVADQAASLTEVKKTYGTRDDVTFDDLDGLTVTTPGWWFNLRASNTEPLLRLNVEARDEKTMAAVRDEVLSLIRR
- a CDS encoding DUF3499 domain-containing protein, translated to MRESRRSPLKSAVPSNIVSPVRRCSRTACGRPAVATLTYVYADSTAVLGPLATYAEPHCYDLCAEHSERLTAPRGWEVVRLSDGSAPTHPSGDDLEALANAVREAARPHDRGPDGGGRGPRSADPVEVARRGHLRVLRSPDS
- a CDS encoding metallopeptidase family protein produces the protein MDSPVPPHPFEPRPRRRDRHGRGMRGPVAPPQVPLSASRGETFRDLVQDSVERLERRWPQLAEVDFVVLEVPGTPEETVPLGSAVPAGKERPAQIVVYRRPVEIRTKSREERALLVHEVVVEQVAELLGLAPESVDPRYGQD